CTGCCCGTTGGCGTGCGATTATTTTCCCTTTCGTGAACGGAGGGCAAAGAGAAAGACCCTCCGGCGGCCAAAGGGACCAGTCCCCTGGGCCCCCCTGGAGCTTCGCGGGATTCGTCAGGTCGGCCAGGGGCTAGACCGGAAGGCGGGAGGAGGACTTGACCTCCCGGAGAGACAGGCTGGAGCGGATGGACGTCACCCCCTCGAGCTTGCGCAGCACGTCGGTCACGAAGGTCCCATAGGCGTCCAGGTCCGGGGCCACGATCATCAGGAAATAATCCGCCTCGCCGGTGACGTTGTGGCAGGACAGCACCTCGGGAATGTGCTGGACCGCCTCCTCGAACTGCGCCGGAGCGTCGCCGGTGTGGTTGGCGAACGAAAGCTGCACCATGGCCAGCACCCCGAAGCCCATGCGGCGGCGGCTCAAATTGGCCTGGTATCCCTCGATGTACCCGTCGGTCTCCAGCCGCTTGAGCCTGCGCCAGCACGGAGTCTCGCTCAAGGACAGCGCCTCGGCCAGACGCGCGTTGGACATGCGTCCTTCCTCCTGGACCAGCCGTAGGATGCCACGGTCCACCGTGTCCAGGTCGTTTTCAGCAAGACTCTTCTTCATGTTGCACCTTGTTTGGGATAATCTTTTCGATTCCTGTGCGATCCACTCGGAGAAAGCAAGGCAATTTCTCCGCCGGGGCGATATCCTTCCAGCAAACGTCCAGGAGGATCGCCGTGATCGAGGCTGGTTTCGTTCCCATGTATCTGGCCGCGCTGGCTGTCGTGTATCTGACCCCCGGGCCGGACATGGCGCTGGTCATGGCCACGGCGGCCCGCAGCGGCGCGCGCGCCGGGTTTTTCAGCGCGGCGGGCATCGCGGTCGCGCGATTCGCGCACGTCATGGTTTCCGGGCTTGGGCTGGCGGCGCTTCTCGCCGCGCAACCGCTGTTGCTGGGCGCGGTGCGCACGGCTGGCGCGGTCTATCTGGCGTGGCTGGCCTGGAAACTCTGGAGCGCCCCAGCGGACCGCGACGGACCGCAAGATGCAGACGCGTCGCCCAGGGGCGCGGTGTTGCGGGGCTTCGCCACCAACCTGCTCAACCCCAAGGCGCTGCTGTTCTGCGGCATGCTG
The DNA window shown above is from Fundidesulfovibrio terrae and carries:
- a CDS encoding LysE family translocator, translating into MIEAGFVPMYLAALAVVYLTPGPDMALVMATAARSGARAGFFSAAGIAVARFAHVMVSGLGLAALLAAQPLLLGAVRTAGAVYLAWLAWKLWSAPADRDGPQDADASPRGAVLRGFATNLLNPKALLFCGMLLPQFASPGRGPLLPQFVWLGVLLVCMGLMFDTAYVLAASGLARRVSLPAKFGRARNMAMGSVFLALAARLAAG
- a CDS encoding Lrp/AsnC family transcriptional regulator, which gives rise to MKKSLAENDLDTVDRGILRLVQEEGRMSNARLAEALSLSETPCWRRLKRLETDGYIEGYQANLSRRRMGFGVLAMVQLSFANHTGDAPAQFEEAVQHIPEVLSCHNVTGEADYFLMIVAPDLDAYGTFVTDVLRKLEGVTSIRSSLSLREVKSSSRLPV